The following coding sequences lie in one Hippoglossus hippoglossus isolate fHipHip1 chromosome 14, fHipHip1.pri, whole genome shotgun sequence genomic window:
- the usp25 gene encoding ubiquitin carboxyl-terminal hydrolase 25 isoform X1, whose translation MPADELRYSVRHGARDVADEGGDLIASCCISRQCTLSRAFSYSGLKYFKFPCEPAMTVEQNVLQQHSQKHQQTLLNQLREITGTTDVQLLQQALQVSNGDLAEAVAFLTEKNAKVPQQDEATYYQTSQVASDRYISVGSQADTSGVLDADVIDLTGDDKDDLQRAIALSLEESSRAFRETGITDEEQAISRVLEASIAENKASLKRTHTEVWSDSPNPHDRKRIDNCPVGLKNVGNTCWFSAVIQSLFNLLEFQRLVLHYSPPARVHDLPRNQKEHRNLPFMQELRHLFSLMVGSKRKYVDPSRAVEILKDAFKSSESQQQDVSEFTHKLLDWLEDAFQMKAEEDREGEKPKNPMVELFYGRFLAVGVLEGKKFENTEMFGQYPLQVNGFKDLHECLEAAMIEGEIESLHSAENSARSGQEHWFTELPPVLTFELSRFEFNQALGRPEKIHNKLEFPSMLYMDRYMDRNREITRIKREEIRRLKEHLTLLQQRLERYLSYGSGPKRFPLADVLQYAMEFASSKPVCSSPVEDIDSSVPPGGTAGQQLPPPSTAEQESLPPPESSGSASGPPTASTAAQQQRVPIHKPFTQSRLPPDLPMHPAPRHISEEELRVLEGCLHRWRSEVENDTRDLQGSINRIHRTIELMYSDKSMMQVPYRLHAVLVHEGQANAGHYWAYIYDPHQRCWMKYNDISVTKSSWEELVRDSFGGYRNASAYCLMYINDKKPFLIEEEFDKETGQLLSGMDKLPPDLKHYVKEDNELFDKEVEEWDTLQARKAQQEKLAMVAAAAAACAASSNSTTSSSPQPMSTESSPPDNTVAQQEPEYMEQPSPTNDSKHLQEDTERAICRAAAEQEERSPEALLNASVPPPTSPQPEVQVSNPSTPPPDLVMEDESPGQRTVEVAIPNVGTFVIDSEEGGYDDEAMMTPNMQGIIMAIGKSGCIHEKNGPEAAFFKAIKLEYARLLRFAQEDTSLENDYRLQHVIVYFIQNQAPKKILERTLLTQFADRNLAFDERCKSIMNVARAKLDLIKPEEVNMDEYEMWHQDYRNFRETSVFMMTGLELFQKTNYVEALMYLIYAYQYNKELLSKGLYRGHDEELLSYYRRECLLKLNEQAAAMFESGEEPEVTTGLGIMNELVVPCIPLLLVHDTERDLLAVEDMRNRWCSYLGQEMESNLQEKLTDFLPKLLDCSTEIKSFHDPPKLPSYSTLELCERFSRIVAAVSRIPSEGR comes from the exons CATCAGCAGACTCTACTAAACCAGTTGAGGGAGATCACAGGAACCACAGACGTTCAGCTACTTCAGCAGGCTCTGCAG GTGAGCAATGGAGACCTGGCCGAGGCTGTAGCCTTTCTGACGGAGAAGAATGCGAAGGTCCCTCAGCAAGATGAGGCAACCTACTACCAGACATCCCAGGTGGCCAGCGACAGATACATCAGTGTGGGCAGCCAGGCAGACACAAGTG gtgttcttgatGCAGATGTCATTGACCTGACTGGGGATGATAAAGATGACCTGCAGAGGGCTATCGCCCTCAGCCTGGAGGAGTCCAGCCGGGCATTTAGGGAGACGGGCATCACTGACGAGGAGCAGGCCATCAGCAG aGTTTTGGAGGCCAGCATAGCAGAGAACAAGGCGAGTCTGAAGCGCACCCACACAGAAGTATGGAGTGACTCACCCAACCCACATGACAGGAAGAGGATAGACAACTGCCCTGTGGGGCTGAAAAATGTTGGCAATACCTGCTGGTTCAGTGCTGTCATTCAG TCTCTGTTCAACCTGCTTGAGTTCCAGAGGCTGGTGCTCCACTACTCTCCACCAGCCAGAGTCCATGACCTGCCCCGCAACCAGAAG GAGCACAGAAACCTGCCCTTCATGCAGGAGCTGAGGcacctcttctccctcatgGTGGGGTCCAAGAGGAAATATGTGGATCCGTCACGAGCTGTGGAAATCCTCAAAGACGCCTTTAAGTCCAGTGAGTCACAGCAG CAGGATGTGAGCGAGTTCACCCACAAACTGCTGGACTGGCTGGAGGACGCCTTCCAGATGAAGGCTGAAGAAGACAG ggAGGGCGAGAAACCAAAGAACCCCATGGTGGAGCTTTTCTATGGTCGCTTCCTTGCTGTGGGCGTCCTGGAAG GTAAAAAGTTCGAGaacacagagatgtttggacAGTACCCACTGCAGGTGAACGGCTTCAAGGATCTTCATGAGTGTCTTGAGGCTGCAATGATTGAGGGCGAGATCGAGTCCCTGCACTCGGCAGAGAACTCTGCCCGGTCTGGACAAGAG cACTGGTTCACAGAGCTCCCTCCCGTGTTGACCTTTGAACTGTCAAGATTTGAATTCAACCAAGCACTAGGACGACCTGAGAAGATCCACAACAAGCTGGAGTTCCCCTCGATGCTCTACATGGACAG GTACATGGACAGGAACAGGGAAATAACCAGGATCAAGAGGGAGGAGATCAGGAGGCTTAAAGAGCATCTGACGCTCCTCCAACAGCGACTGGAGAG GTATCTGAGTTATGGCTCAGGCCCCAAGAGGTTTCCTCTGGCAGATGTCCTCCAGTACGCCATGGAGTTTGCCTCCAGTAAGCCTGTGTGCAGTTCCCCAGTAGAGGACATTGACTCATCAGTGCCCCCCGGTGGCACAGCAGGACAACAGCTGCCCCCACCAAG CACAGCCGAGCAGGAGTCCCTGCCCCCCCCAGAGAGCTCAGGCTCTGCTTCAGGTCCCCCCACAGCTTCTACTGCAGCCCAGCAACAGAGAGTACCCATTCATAAACCCTTTACACAGTCCCGACTTCCTCCTGACCTGCCAATGCACCCTGCCCCGCGGCACATctcagaggaggagctgagggtgCTTGAGGGCTGCTTGCATCGTTGGAGGAGCGAAGTGGAAAATGACACCCGTG ATCTGCAGGGCAGCATAAACAGAATCCACAGAACCATAGAGCTTATGTACTCTGACAAATCTATGATGCAG GTGCCATACCGGCTTCATGCAGTGCTGGTCCATGAAGGCCAGGCCAATGCAGGCCACTACTGGGCTTATATCTACGATCCACATCAGCGCTGCTGGATGAAGTACAATGACATCTCAGTCACTAAGTCGTCGTGGGAGGAGCTGGTCAGGGACTCGTTTGGAGGCTACCGCAACGCCAGTGCTTACTGTCTCATGTATATCAACGACAAGAAGCCCTTTCTCATAGAAG AGGAGTTTGATAAGGAGACGGGACAGCTACTCAGTGGCATGGACAAACTGCCTCCAGACCTGAAGCACTATGTGAAGGAGGACAATGAGCTGTTTGACAAGGAGGTTGAGGAGTGGGACACTCTGCAGGCCCGCAAGGCCCAGCAGGAGAAGCTGGCGATGGTCGCTGCGGCCGCTGCTGCCTGCGCAGCATCCAGCAACtccaccacttcctcctcccctcagccCATGAGTACTGAATCAAGCCCTCCAGACAACACCG TGGCCCAGCAGGAGCCAGAGTACATGGAGCAGCCGTCACCCACAAACGACTCCAAACACCTgcaggaggacacagagagagccATCTgtagagctgctgcagagcaagAGGAGAGAAGCCCTGAAGCATTGTTAAACGCT TCTGTTCCCCCTCCCACTTCCCCTCAGCCTGAGGTCCAGGTGAGCAACCCCTCTACCCCTCCTCCTGACCTGGTCATGGAGGATGAGTCCCCAGGCCAGCGCACCGTTGAGGTGGCCATTCCCAATGTGGGGACCTTTGTCATTGACTCAGAAGAGGGGGGGTATGATGACGAG GCGATGATGACCCCCAACATGCAGGGTATAATAATGGCCATTGGCAAATCCGGCTGCATACATGAAAAGAATGGGCCTGAGGCAGCCTTTTTTAAG GCCATAAAGCTGGAGTATGCTCGTCTTCTGAGATTCGCCCAAGAGGACACATCACTTGAGAATGACTACCGACTTCAGCACGTCATCGTCTACTTCATCCAAAACCAGGCCCCCAAGAAAATTCTGGAGAGGACTCTGCTCACACAGTTTGCTGACAGGAACCTGGCATTTGATGAGAG ATGTAAGAGCATTATGAATGTGGCACGTGCCAAACTGGACCTAATTAAGCCGGAGGAGGTCAACATGGATGAATATGAG ATGTGGCATCAGGACTACAGGAACTTCCGCGAGACGAGCGTCTTCATGATGACCGGCTTGGAGCTCTTTCAGAAGACAAA TTACGTGGAGGCTCTGATGTATCTCATTTACGCGTATCAGTACAACAAGGAGCTTTTGTCCAAAGGGCTGTATCGAGGTCATGACGAGGAGCTGCTGAGTTACTACCGTCGAGAGTGTTTGCTG AAATTAAACGAACAAGCGGCCGCCATGTTTGAATCCGGAGAAGAACCCGAGGTGACCACGGGCTTAGGAATCATGAATGAGCTGGTGGTGCCCTGCATCCCTCTGCTGCTGGTCCACGACACGGAGAGAGACCTGCTGGCGGTGGAGGACATGAGGAACCGCTGGTGCTCTTACCTGGGCCAAGAGATGGAAT CCAACCTCCAGGAGAAGCTAACCGACTTCCTCCCCAAGTTACTGGACTGCTCCACGGAGATCAAAAGCTTCCACGACCCGCCCAAGCTGCCCTCCTACTCCACTCTGGAGCTGTGTGAACGGTTCAGCCGCATCGTGGCTGCCGTCAGCAGGATCCCCAGCGAGGGGAGATGA
- the usp25 gene encoding ubiquitin carboxyl-terminal hydrolase 25 isoform X3 has protein sequence MPADELRYSVRHGARDVADEGGDLIASCCISRQCTLSRAFSYSGLKYFKFPCEPAMTVEQNVLQQHSQKHQQTLLNQLREITGTTDVQLLQQALQVSNGDLAEAVAFLTEKNAKVPQQDEATYYQTSQVASDRYISVGSQADTSGVLDADVIDLTGDDKDDLQRAIALSLEESSRAFRETGITDEEQAISRVLEASIAENKASLKRTHTEVWSDSPNPHDRKRIDNCPVGLKNVGNTCWFSAVIQSLFNLLEFQRLVLHYSPPARVHDLPRNQKEHRNLPFMQELRHLFSLMVGSKRKYVDPSRAVEILKDAFKSSESQQQDVSEFTHKLLDWLEDAFQMKAEEDREGEKPKNPMVELFYGRFLAVGVLEGKKFENTEMFGQYPLQVNGFKDLHECLEAAMIEGEIESLHSAENSARSGQEHWFTELPPVLTFELSRFEFNQALGRPEKIHNKLEFPSMLYMDRYMDRNREITRIKREEIRRLKEHLTLLQQRLERYLSYGSGPKRFPLADVLQYAMEFASSKPVCSSPVEDIDSSVPPGGTAGQQLPPPSTAEQESLPPPESSGSASGPPTASTAAQQQRVPIHKPFTQSRLPPDLPMHPAPRHISEEELRVLEGCLHRWRSEVENDTRDLQGSINRIHRTIELMYSDKSMMQVPYRLHAVLVHEGQANAGHYWAYIYDPHQRCWMKYNDISVTKSSWEELVRDSFGGYRNASAYCLMYINDKKPFLIEEEFDKETGQLLSGMDKLPPDLKHYVKEDNELFDKEVEEWDTLQARKAQQEKLAMVAAAAAACAASSNSTTSSSPQPMSTESSPPDNTVAQQEPEYMEQPSPTNDSKHLQEDTERAICRAAAEQEERSPEALLNAAIKLEYARLLRFAQEDTSLENDYRLQHVIVYFIQNQAPKKILERTLLTQFADRNLAFDERCKSIMNVARAKLDLIKPEEVNMDEYEMWHQDYRNFRETSVFMMTGLELFQKTNYVEALMYLIYAYQYNKELLSKGLYRGHDEELLSYYRRECLLKLNEQAAAMFESGEEPEVTTGLGIMNELVVPCIPLLLVHDTERDLLAVEDMRNRWCSYLGQEMESNLQEKLTDFLPKLLDCSTEIKSFHDPPKLPSYSTLELCERFSRIVAAVSRIPSEGR, from the exons CATCAGCAGACTCTACTAAACCAGTTGAGGGAGATCACAGGAACCACAGACGTTCAGCTACTTCAGCAGGCTCTGCAG GTGAGCAATGGAGACCTGGCCGAGGCTGTAGCCTTTCTGACGGAGAAGAATGCGAAGGTCCCTCAGCAAGATGAGGCAACCTACTACCAGACATCCCAGGTGGCCAGCGACAGATACATCAGTGTGGGCAGCCAGGCAGACACAAGTG gtgttcttgatGCAGATGTCATTGACCTGACTGGGGATGATAAAGATGACCTGCAGAGGGCTATCGCCCTCAGCCTGGAGGAGTCCAGCCGGGCATTTAGGGAGACGGGCATCACTGACGAGGAGCAGGCCATCAGCAG aGTTTTGGAGGCCAGCATAGCAGAGAACAAGGCGAGTCTGAAGCGCACCCACACAGAAGTATGGAGTGACTCACCCAACCCACATGACAGGAAGAGGATAGACAACTGCCCTGTGGGGCTGAAAAATGTTGGCAATACCTGCTGGTTCAGTGCTGTCATTCAG TCTCTGTTCAACCTGCTTGAGTTCCAGAGGCTGGTGCTCCACTACTCTCCACCAGCCAGAGTCCATGACCTGCCCCGCAACCAGAAG GAGCACAGAAACCTGCCCTTCATGCAGGAGCTGAGGcacctcttctccctcatgGTGGGGTCCAAGAGGAAATATGTGGATCCGTCACGAGCTGTGGAAATCCTCAAAGACGCCTTTAAGTCCAGTGAGTCACAGCAG CAGGATGTGAGCGAGTTCACCCACAAACTGCTGGACTGGCTGGAGGACGCCTTCCAGATGAAGGCTGAAGAAGACAG ggAGGGCGAGAAACCAAAGAACCCCATGGTGGAGCTTTTCTATGGTCGCTTCCTTGCTGTGGGCGTCCTGGAAG GTAAAAAGTTCGAGaacacagagatgtttggacAGTACCCACTGCAGGTGAACGGCTTCAAGGATCTTCATGAGTGTCTTGAGGCTGCAATGATTGAGGGCGAGATCGAGTCCCTGCACTCGGCAGAGAACTCTGCCCGGTCTGGACAAGAG cACTGGTTCACAGAGCTCCCTCCCGTGTTGACCTTTGAACTGTCAAGATTTGAATTCAACCAAGCACTAGGACGACCTGAGAAGATCCACAACAAGCTGGAGTTCCCCTCGATGCTCTACATGGACAG GTACATGGACAGGAACAGGGAAATAACCAGGATCAAGAGGGAGGAGATCAGGAGGCTTAAAGAGCATCTGACGCTCCTCCAACAGCGACTGGAGAG GTATCTGAGTTATGGCTCAGGCCCCAAGAGGTTTCCTCTGGCAGATGTCCTCCAGTACGCCATGGAGTTTGCCTCCAGTAAGCCTGTGTGCAGTTCCCCAGTAGAGGACATTGACTCATCAGTGCCCCCCGGTGGCACAGCAGGACAACAGCTGCCCCCACCAAG CACAGCCGAGCAGGAGTCCCTGCCCCCCCCAGAGAGCTCAGGCTCTGCTTCAGGTCCCCCCACAGCTTCTACTGCAGCCCAGCAACAGAGAGTACCCATTCATAAACCCTTTACACAGTCCCGACTTCCTCCTGACCTGCCAATGCACCCTGCCCCGCGGCACATctcagaggaggagctgagggtgCTTGAGGGCTGCTTGCATCGTTGGAGGAGCGAAGTGGAAAATGACACCCGTG ATCTGCAGGGCAGCATAAACAGAATCCACAGAACCATAGAGCTTATGTACTCTGACAAATCTATGATGCAG GTGCCATACCGGCTTCATGCAGTGCTGGTCCATGAAGGCCAGGCCAATGCAGGCCACTACTGGGCTTATATCTACGATCCACATCAGCGCTGCTGGATGAAGTACAATGACATCTCAGTCACTAAGTCGTCGTGGGAGGAGCTGGTCAGGGACTCGTTTGGAGGCTACCGCAACGCCAGTGCTTACTGTCTCATGTATATCAACGACAAGAAGCCCTTTCTCATAGAAG AGGAGTTTGATAAGGAGACGGGACAGCTACTCAGTGGCATGGACAAACTGCCTCCAGACCTGAAGCACTATGTGAAGGAGGACAATGAGCTGTTTGACAAGGAGGTTGAGGAGTGGGACACTCTGCAGGCCCGCAAGGCCCAGCAGGAGAAGCTGGCGATGGTCGCTGCGGCCGCTGCTGCCTGCGCAGCATCCAGCAACtccaccacttcctcctcccctcagccCATGAGTACTGAATCAAGCCCTCCAGACAACACCG TGGCCCAGCAGGAGCCAGAGTACATGGAGCAGCCGTCACCCACAAACGACTCCAAACACCTgcaggaggacacagagagagccATCTgtagagctgctgcagagcaagAGGAGAGAAGCCCTGAAGCATTGTTAAACGCT GCCATAAAGCTGGAGTATGCTCGTCTTCTGAGATTCGCCCAAGAGGACACATCACTTGAGAATGACTACCGACTTCAGCACGTCATCGTCTACTTCATCCAAAACCAGGCCCCCAAGAAAATTCTGGAGAGGACTCTGCTCACACAGTTTGCTGACAGGAACCTGGCATTTGATGAGAG ATGTAAGAGCATTATGAATGTGGCACGTGCCAAACTGGACCTAATTAAGCCGGAGGAGGTCAACATGGATGAATATGAG ATGTGGCATCAGGACTACAGGAACTTCCGCGAGACGAGCGTCTTCATGATGACCGGCTTGGAGCTCTTTCAGAAGACAAA TTACGTGGAGGCTCTGATGTATCTCATTTACGCGTATCAGTACAACAAGGAGCTTTTGTCCAAAGGGCTGTATCGAGGTCATGACGAGGAGCTGCTGAGTTACTACCGTCGAGAGTGTTTGCTG AAATTAAACGAACAAGCGGCCGCCATGTTTGAATCCGGAGAAGAACCCGAGGTGACCACGGGCTTAGGAATCATGAATGAGCTGGTGGTGCCCTGCATCCCTCTGCTGCTGGTCCACGACACGGAGAGAGACCTGCTGGCGGTGGAGGACATGAGGAACCGCTGGTGCTCTTACCTGGGCCAAGAGATGGAAT CCAACCTCCAGGAGAAGCTAACCGACTTCCTCCCCAAGTTACTGGACTGCTCCACGGAGATCAAAAGCTTCCACGACCCGCCCAAGCTGCCCTCCTACTCCACTCTGGAGCTGTGTGAACGGTTCAGCCGCATCGTGGCTGCCGTCAGCAGGATCCCCAGCGAGGGGAGATGA
- the usp25 gene encoding ubiquitin carboxyl-terminal hydrolase 25 isoform X2: MPADELRYSVRHGARDVADEGGDLIASCCISRQCTLSRAFSYSGLKYFKFPCEPAMTVEQNVLQQHSQKHQQTLLNQLREITGTTDVQLLQQALQVSNGDLAEAVAFLTEKNAKVPQQDEATYYQTSQVASDRYISVGSQADTNVIDLTGDDKDDLQRAIALSLEESSRAFRETGITDEEQAISRVLEASIAENKASLKRTHTEVWSDSPNPHDRKRIDNCPVGLKNVGNTCWFSAVIQSLFNLLEFQRLVLHYSPPARVHDLPRNQKEHRNLPFMQELRHLFSLMVGSKRKYVDPSRAVEILKDAFKSSESQQQDVSEFTHKLLDWLEDAFQMKAEEDREGEKPKNPMVELFYGRFLAVGVLEGKKFENTEMFGQYPLQVNGFKDLHECLEAAMIEGEIESLHSAENSARSGQEHWFTELPPVLTFELSRFEFNQALGRPEKIHNKLEFPSMLYMDRYMDRNREITRIKREEIRRLKEHLTLLQQRLERYLSYGSGPKRFPLADVLQYAMEFASSKPVCSSPVEDIDSSVPPGGTAGQQLPPPSTAEQESLPPPESSGSASGPPTASTAAQQQRVPIHKPFTQSRLPPDLPMHPAPRHISEEELRVLEGCLHRWRSEVENDTRDLQGSINRIHRTIELMYSDKSMMQVPYRLHAVLVHEGQANAGHYWAYIYDPHQRCWMKYNDISVTKSSWEELVRDSFGGYRNASAYCLMYINDKKPFLIEEEFDKETGQLLSGMDKLPPDLKHYVKEDNELFDKEVEEWDTLQARKAQQEKLAMVAAAAAACAASSNSTTSSSPQPMSTESSPPDNTVAQQEPEYMEQPSPTNDSKHLQEDTERAICRAAAEQEERSPEALLNASVPPPTSPQPEVQVSNPSTPPPDLVMEDESPGQRTVEVAIPNVGTFVIDSEEGGYDDEAMMTPNMQGIIMAIGKSGCIHEKNGPEAAFFKAIKLEYARLLRFAQEDTSLENDYRLQHVIVYFIQNQAPKKILERTLLTQFADRNLAFDERCKSIMNVARAKLDLIKPEEVNMDEYEMWHQDYRNFRETSVFMMTGLELFQKTNYVEALMYLIYAYQYNKELLSKGLYRGHDEELLSYYRRECLLKLNEQAAAMFESGEEPEVTTGLGIMNELVVPCIPLLLVHDTERDLLAVEDMRNRWCSYLGQEMESNLQEKLTDFLPKLLDCSTEIKSFHDPPKLPSYSTLELCERFSRIVAAVSRIPSEGR; the protein is encoded by the exons CATCAGCAGACTCTACTAAACCAGTTGAGGGAGATCACAGGAACCACAGACGTTCAGCTACTTCAGCAGGCTCTGCAG GTGAGCAATGGAGACCTGGCCGAGGCTGTAGCCTTTCTGACGGAGAAGAATGCGAAGGTCCCTCAGCAAGATGAGGCAACCTACTACCAGACATCCCAGGTGGCCAGCGACAGATACATCAGTGTGGGCAGCCAGGCAGACACAA ATGTCATTGACCTGACTGGGGATGATAAAGATGACCTGCAGAGGGCTATCGCCCTCAGCCTGGAGGAGTCCAGCCGGGCATTTAGGGAGACGGGCATCACTGACGAGGAGCAGGCCATCAGCAG aGTTTTGGAGGCCAGCATAGCAGAGAACAAGGCGAGTCTGAAGCGCACCCACACAGAAGTATGGAGTGACTCACCCAACCCACATGACAGGAAGAGGATAGACAACTGCCCTGTGGGGCTGAAAAATGTTGGCAATACCTGCTGGTTCAGTGCTGTCATTCAG TCTCTGTTCAACCTGCTTGAGTTCCAGAGGCTGGTGCTCCACTACTCTCCACCAGCCAGAGTCCATGACCTGCCCCGCAACCAGAAG GAGCACAGAAACCTGCCCTTCATGCAGGAGCTGAGGcacctcttctccctcatgGTGGGGTCCAAGAGGAAATATGTGGATCCGTCACGAGCTGTGGAAATCCTCAAAGACGCCTTTAAGTCCAGTGAGTCACAGCAG CAGGATGTGAGCGAGTTCACCCACAAACTGCTGGACTGGCTGGAGGACGCCTTCCAGATGAAGGCTGAAGAAGACAG ggAGGGCGAGAAACCAAAGAACCCCATGGTGGAGCTTTTCTATGGTCGCTTCCTTGCTGTGGGCGTCCTGGAAG GTAAAAAGTTCGAGaacacagagatgtttggacAGTACCCACTGCAGGTGAACGGCTTCAAGGATCTTCATGAGTGTCTTGAGGCTGCAATGATTGAGGGCGAGATCGAGTCCCTGCACTCGGCAGAGAACTCTGCCCGGTCTGGACAAGAG cACTGGTTCACAGAGCTCCCTCCCGTGTTGACCTTTGAACTGTCAAGATTTGAATTCAACCAAGCACTAGGACGACCTGAGAAGATCCACAACAAGCTGGAGTTCCCCTCGATGCTCTACATGGACAG GTACATGGACAGGAACAGGGAAATAACCAGGATCAAGAGGGAGGAGATCAGGAGGCTTAAAGAGCATCTGACGCTCCTCCAACAGCGACTGGAGAG GTATCTGAGTTATGGCTCAGGCCCCAAGAGGTTTCCTCTGGCAGATGTCCTCCAGTACGCCATGGAGTTTGCCTCCAGTAAGCCTGTGTGCAGTTCCCCAGTAGAGGACATTGACTCATCAGTGCCCCCCGGTGGCACAGCAGGACAACAGCTGCCCCCACCAAG CACAGCCGAGCAGGAGTCCCTGCCCCCCCCAGAGAGCTCAGGCTCTGCTTCAGGTCCCCCCACAGCTTCTACTGCAGCCCAGCAACAGAGAGTACCCATTCATAAACCCTTTACACAGTCCCGACTTCCTCCTGACCTGCCAATGCACCCTGCCCCGCGGCACATctcagaggaggagctgagggtgCTTGAGGGCTGCTTGCATCGTTGGAGGAGCGAAGTGGAAAATGACACCCGTG ATCTGCAGGGCAGCATAAACAGAATCCACAGAACCATAGAGCTTATGTACTCTGACAAATCTATGATGCAG GTGCCATACCGGCTTCATGCAGTGCTGGTCCATGAAGGCCAGGCCAATGCAGGCCACTACTGGGCTTATATCTACGATCCACATCAGCGCTGCTGGATGAAGTACAATGACATCTCAGTCACTAAGTCGTCGTGGGAGGAGCTGGTCAGGGACTCGTTTGGAGGCTACCGCAACGCCAGTGCTTACTGTCTCATGTATATCAACGACAAGAAGCCCTTTCTCATAGAAG AGGAGTTTGATAAGGAGACGGGACAGCTACTCAGTGGCATGGACAAACTGCCTCCAGACCTGAAGCACTATGTGAAGGAGGACAATGAGCTGTTTGACAAGGAGGTTGAGGAGTGGGACACTCTGCAGGCCCGCAAGGCCCAGCAGGAGAAGCTGGCGATGGTCGCTGCGGCCGCTGCTGCCTGCGCAGCATCCAGCAACtccaccacttcctcctcccctcagccCATGAGTACTGAATCAAGCCCTCCAGACAACACCG TGGCCCAGCAGGAGCCAGAGTACATGGAGCAGCCGTCACCCACAAACGACTCCAAACACCTgcaggaggacacagagagagccATCTgtagagctgctgcagagcaagAGGAGAGAAGCCCTGAAGCATTGTTAAACGCT TCTGTTCCCCCTCCCACTTCCCCTCAGCCTGAGGTCCAGGTGAGCAACCCCTCTACCCCTCCTCCTGACCTGGTCATGGAGGATGAGTCCCCAGGCCAGCGCACCGTTGAGGTGGCCATTCCCAATGTGGGGACCTTTGTCATTGACTCAGAAGAGGGGGGGTATGATGACGAG GCGATGATGACCCCCAACATGCAGGGTATAATAATGGCCATTGGCAAATCCGGCTGCATACATGAAAAGAATGGGCCTGAGGCAGCCTTTTTTAAG GCCATAAAGCTGGAGTATGCTCGTCTTCTGAGATTCGCCCAAGAGGACACATCACTTGAGAATGACTACCGACTTCAGCACGTCATCGTCTACTTCATCCAAAACCAGGCCCCCAAGAAAATTCTGGAGAGGACTCTGCTCACACAGTTTGCTGACAGGAACCTGGCATTTGATGAGAG ATGTAAGAGCATTATGAATGTGGCACGTGCCAAACTGGACCTAATTAAGCCGGAGGAGGTCAACATGGATGAATATGAG ATGTGGCATCAGGACTACAGGAACTTCCGCGAGACGAGCGTCTTCATGATGACCGGCTTGGAGCTCTTTCAGAAGACAAA TTACGTGGAGGCTCTGATGTATCTCATTTACGCGTATCAGTACAACAAGGAGCTTTTGTCCAAAGGGCTGTATCGAGGTCATGACGAGGAGCTGCTGAGTTACTACCGTCGAGAGTGTTTGCTG AAATTAAACGAACAAGCGGCCGCCATGTTTGAATCCGGAGAAGAACCCGAGGTGACCACGGGCTTAGGAATCATGAATGAGCTGGTGGTGCCCTGCATCCCTCTGCTGCTGGTCCACGACACGGAGAGAGACCTGCTGGCGGTGGAGGACATGAGGAACCGCTGGTGCTCTTACCTGGGCCAAGAGATGGAAT CCAACCTCCAGGAGAAGCTAACCGACTTCCTCCCCAAGTTACTGGACTGCTCCACGGAGATCAAAAGCTTCCACGACCCGCCCAAGCTGCCCTCCTACTCCACTCTGGAGCTGTGTGAACGGTTCAGCCGCATCGTGGCTGCCGTCAGCAGGATCCCCAGCGAGGGGAGATGA